DNA from Gracilinanus agilis isolate LMUSP501 chromosome 3, AgileGrace, whole genome shotgun sequence:
TTTGACTGAAATGATATGTAAAATTGGAGAAATTACTCTGGAAAGGCAGGTTGGAGGCAGATTGAATCAGAACACTGGATAAATCCCCAAAACACTGTAGAGTTTCAGGAGTTCAGATCACTACTGCTGTCCTTCCCAGAAAAGTCTCATAGGATCACAGACTTGGAGCTGGAAGGCACCCTAGAGGTTACCATGTCCaacttcctcttttcatttgctATAAGAATCCCCCCACTCCACTTAGTAGAATTTTCTTAATAACTAAAAAATACAATAACCTGCTAGCATTTGTAGAGTGTCTTGGTTTGCAAAgcagttttacaaatattaattttatcttcacaacaactctgggaggtaggtactattatttaaTCCCCATTCTATAGAGGTAGAAGTGGAGGCTGTGAGGTTGAATTGGCTTgttcatctagagcagtgattcccaaagtgggcactaccgccccctggtgggtactgcagcgatgatggccacaggtgcacttatttttcctattaattgctattaaaataaaaaaaattagtttcaagggggctaagtaatatttttttctggaaagggggtggtaggccaaaaaagttcgggaaccactgatctagagcaaaagcctaaggccagatttaaacttaggccTTCATGAATTCAGGGCTCTTCCTCGACCACCTAGCTCCTGCCTTGGCTATTGGTTAGCctgttattttattcctttttctataGTGTGGCAGTCATGCCACCCCCTACAAAGGTTCCCCGAAGGGAAGCCCTGGTGCTGCAGTGTGAGTGGGGATCCTGTACCTTTGTGGCCTCAGCTGTGGAAGAGTTCTGTGAACATGTCACACAGCATCTTCAGCAGCATCTCCAGGGCCCTGAGGAAGAAGATGAGGATGAGGTGGACCCACTTGGTGAGTGAGGAAGGGACAATGGGAGAAGAACAAGATTTGCGAAAGGTGGAAGAAGACTAGGTTTGCCTTTACTCTATTGTTCTTGGATAGCTAGGGATGATGGGACTTAATGGAGGGAAGTTTTTTCAGAGAAAGTTCAGGGGTTGATTTAGGGAGCATTGGGCCAGAGATAGGATTTGCCCTTTCCAGTACTTTATTCATGCAGGGCTGAGTCCCAGAAATGGAGGGACCTGAGCTCTccctttcctccatttcttcacGCCCCAGCCGAAGAATATTCCTGCTTGTGGCAAGAGTGTGGCTTCTGCTCCCCGGACAGCTCAGCCGACCTGGTCCGTCATGTCTATTTCCACTGTTACCACACCAAGCTGAAACAGTGGGGACTTCAGGCTCTGCAAGGCCAGGCTGGACTCAGCCATTGCCTATTGGACTTCCAAAGCCGAAACATGATCCCTGACATTCCTGACCACTTCTTGTGCCAGTGGGAGCACTGTGAGGTCAGCAGGCAGGAGCCAGGGCTGGGGGGTAGGGGGAGGGTGGAGAATGTACCCTCTCTTTGATAGAGAGACCTGTGTATCTCTATGAAGTCTGTCAAGTACTCTCCTTTCTCCAGTTTCTTTTGGCTTCCTCCAACCTCCCAGGTGGTCTGGATTATTGCCTTGGTTCACTGAAAGTGCCTCCCTACTTTGCCTCTGCTGTTCCTTACACTTagtctcccctcttcttcttcacAGAGCTCTTTTGACAATCCAGAGTGGTTCTACCGGCACGTGGAGGCCCATAGTTTGTGCTGTGAATACAAGGCAGCCAGCAAGGAGAACCATGTGGTGCCCTGTGGCTGGAAAGGTTGGGGATACTTTTGGTCACTCACTATTTAGAAAACCCTCCCTTTTGAAGGAGAATGTTCTGTTTATGGGTGGGAGGGCTGGGGATGGTACCCAGGTGTTTCATCTTTCccattctttaaaatgagaaagttggctATTGGGCTATCAAGAGGCTTGGAGGAAAATGGGAGGTTGGGAGAGATATTCTGTGGAGCCAGTAGGAGGGGCCTGACTTAGTGTTTTCCCCAGATTGCAACTGTACCTTCAAAGGCCGATGTAAACTGAGAGAGCATCTTCGAAGCCATACCCAGGAGAAAGTTGTGGCCTGCCCCACCTGCGGGGGCATGTTTGCTAATAACACCAAGTTCTTTGACCACATCCGACGCCAGACGTCACTGGACCGTGAGcttggggaaggagggagtaGGGATAGAGGGAAAGGGACCTGCTGACCTGCTTGGGACAGAGCTAGGTATCGGGATCCAGTGCCTGCATTTGCATTTGGCTTTTGCCTGCTCTCATCAGCATTTTCTCTTCCCTGTGACCCCTCCAAGTTACAGTTGGTTGTAACTGTGTCACCTTGGATAAGACATTCAACctttttaggcctcagtttccccatctggaaaatgagggtggaATTGACTAAATGGGCCATTctacttcagaaaaaaaatctcttgagtAATGCCTGAAAGCTCTCCTTTCTGTGTCTGGAGCTGTCCTCCTCTCTCCCAGCCTCTTGTTTTTCTTCAGCTGCTTAAAGCTcttcatcttctttccttttcccaccCCAGAGCAGCGATTCCAATGTTCCCATTGTTCCAAGAGGTTTGCCACTGAACGACTATTGCGGGACCACATGCGCAACCATGGTAAGCTTTCCCTAGTTCTTCTCtccatattttctccttctcATCCTTCCCAACCCCTCCTTCTTCTCTGTGTTCCCTGCAGTAAATCATTACAAGTGCCCTTTATGTGACATGACCTGCCCGCTACCCTCTTCCCTCCGAAACCACATTCGTTTCCGACACAGTGAAGACCGGCCTTTTAAGTGTGACTACTGTGACTACAGGTGAAGAGGGTGGGGAGCAAGCAGTAGGGCCTGACTTTTGTTCCCAG
Protein-coding regions in this window:
- the LOC123239109 gene encoding histone H4 transcription factor isoform X2, which translates into the protein MPPPTKVPRREALVLQCEWGSCTFVASAVEEFCEHVTQHLQQHLQGPEEEDEDEVDPLAEEYSCLWQECGFCSPDSSADLVRHVYFHCYHTKLKQWGLQALQGQAGLSHCLLDFQSRNMIPDIPDHFLCQWEHCESSFDNPEWFYRHVEAHSLCCEYKAASKENHVVPCGWKDCNCTFKGRCKLREHLRSHTQEKVVACPTCGGMFANNTKFFDHIRRQTSLDQQRFQCSHCSKRFATERLLRDHMRNHVNHYKCPLCDMTCPLPSSLRNHIRFRHSEDRPFKCDYCDYSCKNLIDLRKHLDTHSKEPAYHCEFESCSFSARSHCSIKSHYRKVHEGDSEPRYKCHVCDKCFTRGNNLTVHLRKKHQFKWPSGHPRFRYKEHEDGYMRLQLVRYESVELTEQLLREREEQGAPGPGAALTEGSLQGILLEPGPEEEEEEEEEEEAEVEESEEAAPSASASQDSPSPVIHVLNRTNSQGEHETVYYVLAPTPGVQPPGPGEGAPDPDPPDSIMEKLHRTAEELGILIE
- the LOC123239109 gene encoding histone H4 transcription factor isoform X1, translating into MPPPTKVPRREALVLQCEWGSCTFVASAVEEFCEHVTQHLQQHLQGPEEEDEDEVDPLVLYSCRAESQKWRDLSSPFPPFLHAPAEEYSCLWQECGFCSPDSSADLVRHVYFHCYHTKLKQWGLQALQGQAGLSHCLLDFQSRNMIPDIPDHFLCQWEHCESSFDNPEWFYRHVEAHSLCCEYKAASKENHVVPCGWKDCNCTFKGRCKLREHLRSHTQEKVVACPTCGGMFANNTKFFDHIRRQTSLDQQRFQCSHCSKRFATERLLRDHMRNHVNHYKCPLCDMTCPLPSSLRNHIRFRHSEDRPFKCDYCDYSCKNLIDLRKHLDTHSKEPAYHCEFESCSFSARSHCSIKSHYRKVHEGDSEPRYKCHVCDKCFTRGNNLTVHLRKKHQFKWPSGHPRFRYKEHEDGYMRLQLVRYESVELTEQLLREREEQGAPGPGAALTEGSLQGILLEPGPEEEEEEEEEEEAEVEESEEAAPSASASQDSPSPVIHVLNRTNSQGEHETVYYVLAPTPGVQPPGPGEGAPDPDPPDSIMEKLHRTAEELGILIE